The following proteins come from a genomic window of Flavobacterium eburneipallidum:
- a CDS encoding peptide MFS transporter — protein MTNDSTLPKNDFLGQPKALFILFFTEMWERFSFYGMKALLIFFLTKYYLFSDDAGNLLIGSYAALVYAMPVVGGFIADRYLGFRKAIVFGGILLVLGHLGMAYEGNATTKTLTGEIIRDEFALQIFYLSLAFIVMGVGFLKANISSLVGELYEEGDKRRDSGFTIFYMGINLGSFLATIICVWLGESYGWSYGFGAAGIGMLLGLITFISGRKLLLGKGESKNQAFLEKRIFGLKNEWLIYTVCSAAAFIVWQMVQSHSVVQNLLIIAGAISFIYIIYYALTQLDKIARERLFALTILIVFTIIFWALFEQAYTSLNLFADRVLDRTIFGHTIPAGQFLSLNSLFIILLAPVFAWFWIKLEKYNPNTAVKFSIALLLVGLGFGSLVFGINISEMGKVGVIWIILLNLLHTCAELCLSPVGLSAVTKLSPVKIVGFMMGVWFLATASSEFIASILANIASVDTSNGEAPDLNLAKQSYLKLFEYLFYTGIGFGVLLLALSKPINKLMHGVDKELNN, from the coding sequence ATGACGAACGACTCAACTTTACCCAAAAATGATTTTCTAGGACAACCCAAAGCACTTTTTATTTTATTTTTTACCGAAATGTGGGAACGCTTTTCGTTCTATGGAATGAAAGCTTTGTTGATATTTTTTCTGACCAAATATTATTTATTTTCAGATGATGCTGGAAATTTATTAATAGGTAGTTATGCCGCTTTGGTTTATGCCATGCCAGTTGTGGGTGGGTTTATTGCCGATCGGTATTTAGGATTCAGGAAAGCCATTGTTTTTGGTGGAATATTACTAGTTCTAGGACATCTCGGAATGGCTTATGAGGGAAATGCCACCACAAAAACCCTAACAGGCGAAATAATAAGAGATGAATTTGCGCTTCAAATATTTTATTTATCATTAGCATTTATCGTGATGGGCGTTGGTTTTTTGAAAGCCAATATTTCATCGCTAGTTGGCGAATTATACGAAGAAGGCGATAAAAGACGGGATTCAGGATTTACCATTTTTTATATGGGAATCAATTTAGGATCTTTCTTGGCAACTATAATTTGCGTTTGGTTAGGTGAATCTTATGGTTGGAGCTATGGCTTCGGTGCTGCAGGAATTGGAATGCTTTTGGGATTAATCACTTTTATATCAGGAAGAAAATTATTATTAGGCAAAGGCGAATCAAAAAATCAAGCCTTTTTAGAAAAACGAATTTTTGGTCTAAAAAATGAATGGCTCATTTATACCGTTTGTTCAGCTGCTGCATTTATCGTTTGGCAAATGGTTCAAAGTCATAGTGTTGTTCAAAATTTACTCATCATTGCTGGAGCTATTTCCTTTATTTACATCATTTATTACGCTTTAACTCAATTAGACAAAATAGCCAGAGAACGCTTGTTTGCATTGACTATCTTGATTGTTTTTACGATTATCTTTTGGGCTTTGTTTGAACAAGCTTACACTTCCTTGAATTTGTTTGCCGATAGAGTTTTAGACCGAACTATATTTGGACACACTATTCCTGCTGGACAATTTTTAAGTTTAAATTCTTTGTTCATCATTTTATTAGCACCAGTTTTTGCTTGGTTTTGGATAAAATTAGAAAAATACAATCCGAACACGGCGGTGAAATTCTCTATCGCTTTATTATTAGTTGGTCTGGGGTTTGGTTCATTAGTATTTGGAATCAATATTTCTGAAATGGGAAAAGTAGGAGTGATATGGATTATTTTATTAAACCTTCTTCACACTTGTGCAGAACTTTGTTTGTCGCCTGTTGGTTTATCGGCAGTTACGAAATTATCTCCTGTAAAGATTGTAGGTTTCATGATGGGCGTTTGGTTTTTGGCTACAGCCAGTTCTGAATTTATTGCGTCTATTTTAGCCAATATCGCTTCTGTTGATACTTCGAATGGAGAAGCACCTGATTTGAATTTAGCCAAACAGAGTTACCTCAAACTTTTTGAATATTTATTTTACACCGGAATTGGTTTTGGAGTTTTGCTTTTGGCACTTTCTAAACCCATAAACAAATTAATGCACGGAGTGGACAAAGAATTAAACAACTAG
- a CDS encoding peptide MFS transporter, which translates to MTENTTDQFFKNPVLGHPAGLFVLFFTEMWERFSFYGMRSLLILFLTASAVDGGWEWTRENASSLFGSYVGLVYLSTMLGGYFADKIIGFRWAVVVGALLMTLGHASMAVETEFSIYLGLVLLVFGNGFFKPNMTSIISEMYKDRPEKKDGAYTLFYMGVNAGAFFGILLCGYLGEKVGWSYGFGLAGIFMFFGMLQFWLSQNIFGEIGLKPSVESKAKAEAADTDKRNPFTPIQLGVIAVSCLLGLLWILNDPASKISGGKVNIFVFLGENGNSIAIVTALVLFILLLIYRFTQYSQITKEKLIAVTFFAFLTIFFWAIFEQSPNSLTIFASDYTNRVLEGNWSVTFLVINSLMTLLPLAIITWVLTLLFKQTLQKYTVASVILSSSFVIIWIIALWMLVKDYYSAGYLSLSDETLNLLKIEKVTEALTEVPATWFSTLNSLFIITLAPLFSKLWESKYNPSANLKYGIGMGLLAIGMSCVAFGASDIEAGAKTASVSMIWLILVYLFHTMAELCISPVGLSYVSKLVPARMIAFMFGVWYLAVAIGMKGAGMFGENIDKIANEHGLSYFFWILTSISVVVGLFAVVMSPVIKKLMHGVR; encoded by the coding sequence ATGACTGAAAATACAACCGACCAATTTTTTAAAAATCCTGTTTTAGGACATCCAGCTGGATTATTTGTACTGTTTTTTACCGAAATGTGGGAACGGTTTTCTTTCTACGGAATGCGTTCTTTGCTGATTTTATTTTTAACAGCATCGGCTGTAGATGGCGGTTGGGAATGGACACGGGAAAATGCTTCTTCACTTTTTGGTTCTTATGTTGGTTTGGTGTATTTGTCCACCATGTTGGGCGGTTATTTTGCCGATAAAATAATTGGTTTCCGTTGGGCAGTTGTTGTTGGAGCTTTACTGATGACTTTAGGACACGCCTCGATGGCTGTTGAAACAGAATTTTCTATTTATCTAGGATTGGTTTTACTGGTATTTGGAAATGGCTTTTTCAAACCGAATATGACTTCGATTATTTCTGAAATGTACAAAGATCGTCCAGAGAAAAAAGATGGTGCTTACACTTTGTTTTACATGGGTGTCAATGCTGGAGCTTTCTTCGGGATTTTGCTTTGTGGATATTTAGGCGAAAAAGTAGGTTGGAGTTACGGTTTTGGTTTGGCAGGAATTTTTATGTTCTTCGGGATGTTGCAATTTTGGTTGTCGCAAAATATTTTTGGCGAAATTGGTTTGAAACCCAGTGTAGAAAGTAAAGCAAAAGCCGAAGCTGCCGATACTGATAAAAGAAATCCATTCACGCCAATACAATTGGGGGTAATAGCCGTAAGTTGCCTATTAGGATTACTATGGATTTTGAACGATCCTGCCTCAAAAATATCAGGGGGAAAAGTAAATATCTTTGTATTTTTGGGCGAAAACGGAAATTCGATTGCCATTGTTACTGCTCTGGTTTTATTCATCCTTTTACTAATTTACCGTTTTACTCAATATTCTCAAATCACAAAAGAGAAATTGATTGCAGTAACCTTTTTTGCTTTTTTAACGATTTTCTTTTGGGCAATATTCGAACAGTCTCCTAACAGTTTAACCATTTTTGCCAGCGATTATACTAATCGCGTTTTAGAAGGCAATTGGAGTGTTACGTTTTTGGTCATCAATTCTTTAATGACCCTTTTACCATTGGCCATAATTACTTGGGTTTTGACTTTATTATTCAAACAAACATTACAGAAATATACAGTTGCTTCCGTAATTTTGAGCAGTAGTTTTGTTATTATTTGGATTATTGCTTTATGGATGTTGGTCAAAGATTATTATTCTGCAGGTTATTTATCGTTGTCTGATGAAACGTTGAATTTATTAAAAATTGAAAAAGTTACCGAAGCCTTAACCGAAGTTCCTGCTACTTGGTTTTCTACATTAAACTCATTATTCATTATAACTTTAGCACCATTATTTTCTAAATTATGGGAAAGCAAATACAATCCGTCTGCCAATTTGAAATACGGAATAGGGATGGGATTACTCGCTATCGGGATGTCTTGTGTGGCTTTTGGCGCAAGCGATATTGAAGCGGGAGCCAAAACTGCATCGGTAAGCATGATTTGGTTGATTTTAGTTTATCTTTTCCACACCATGGCAGAATTGTGTATTTCTCCTGTGGGGTTGTCTTATGTGAGCAAATTAGTTCCCGCTAGAATGATTGCTTTTATGTTTGGAGTTTGGTATCTTGCTGTCGCTATTGGAATGAAAGGTGCGGGTATGTTTGGAGAAAATATCGACAAAATTGCTAACGAACACGGATTGAGTTATTTCTTCTGGATTCTGACGTCGATTTCTGTTGTTGTGGGACTATTTGCTGTTGTGATGTCGCCAGTGATAAAAAAATTAATGCACGGAGTACGATAG
- a CDS encoding DNA/RNA non-specific endonuclease — protein MVFSAFVFVPKETKTKNTTSKQTFDFLPTSTTNQIVKHAYYTLSYSEKHEQAEWVAYELKKNYVKNNDFRRPYFIEDPKVKTGSADWRNYKKSGFDKGHLCPAGDMEFDSNAYTETFFTSNISPQLHDFNGGIWNRLEQKVRYWATKYDGVYVVTGGVLQSSLPSIGQEKVSIPKYFYKVLLDNSNGNYRMIAFLVPNKKSDQPLYEFVISVDQLEKMTGIDFFHKLEDKTENRLEKGSDYKGWSFN, from the coding sequence ATGGTTTTTTCGGCATTTGTTTTTGTACCAAAAGAGACTAAAACAAAAAACACCACATCCAAACAAACTTTTGATTTCTTACCGACATCGACTACCAACCAAATCGTAAAACACGCTTATTACACTTTATCGTATAGCGAAAAACACGAACAAGCAGAATGGGTAGCTTATGAATTGAAAAAGAATTATGTGAAAAATAACGATTTCAGAAGACCTTATTTTATTGAAGATCCGAAAGTAAAAACAGGTTCAGCCGATTGGCGGAATTACAAAAAATCAGGCTTTGACAAAGGACATCTTTGTCCTGCTGGCGATATGGAATTTGATAGCAATGCTTATACCGAAACTTTTTTTACTTCGAATATTTCGCCGCAACTACACGATTTCAATGGTGGAATTTGGAACAGATTGGAACAAAAAGTACGTTATTGGGCAACCAAATACGATGGCGTTTATGTTGTTACTGGTGGTGTTTTACAATCCTCCTTACCAAGCATTGGACAGGAAAAAGTTTCGATTCCTAAATATTTCTACAAAGTTTTATTAGACAATTCCAATGGCAACTATCGAATGATTGCATTCTTGGTTCCCAATAAAAAAAGCGACCAACCGTTGTATGAATTTGTAATTTCGGTAGATCAGCTTGAAAAAATGACAGGTATTGATTTCTTTCACAAATTAGAGGACAAAACAGAAAATCGGTTAGAGAAAGGTAGTGATTATAAGGGGTGGAGTTTTAATTAG
- the lpxB gene encoding lipid-A-disaccharide synthase, translating into MKYYIIAGEASGDLHGANLMKALYKEDPTADIRFWGGDLMQNVGGTLVKHYRDLAFMGFVEVLFHLRTILNNIKICKKDISEFQPDVLIFIDYPGFNLRIAKWAKPLGFQTHYYISPQIWAWKENRITEIKRDVDKMYVILPFEKDFYEKKHHFPVEFVGHPLIDAIQNHPAIEASVFRKENKLNEKPIIAILPGSRKQEITKMLSVMLSVVNDFPDYQFVIAGAPSQEFSFYEAFITNENIKFVSNKTYDLLRNASAALVTSGTATLETALFKVPEVVCYKGSWISYQIAKRIITLKYISLVNLIMDEEVVTELIQDDCNEKRICEELRKITEPNYRKNLLEKYDVLEQKLGGIGASENTARLIVEDLR; encoded by the coding sequence ATGAAATACTACATAATAGCAGGAGAAGCCTCGGGAGATTTGCATGGTGCTAATTTGATGAAAGCTTTGTACAAAGAAGATCCAACTGCGGATATCCGTTTTTGGGGTGGCGATTTGATGCAAAATGTGGGCGGAACATTGGTCAAACATTACCGTGATTTGGCTTTTATGGGTTTTGTAGAAGTGCTTTTTCATTTGCGAACGATTTTGAATAATATCAAAATTTGTAAAAAAGACATTAGCGAATTTCAACCTGATGTACTTATTTTTATTGATTATCCCGGTTTCAATTTGCGTATTGCTAAATGGGCAAAACCACTCGGATTCCAAACACATTATTATATTTCACCCCAAATCTGGGCTTGGAAAGAAAATAGAATCACCGAAATCAAACGCGATGTAGATAAGATGTACGTGATTTTGCCTTTCGAAAAAGATTTCTACGAAAAGAAACATCATTTTCCTGTTGAATTCGTTGGTCATCCGCTGATTGATGCGATTCAGAATCATCCAGCGATTGAAGCTTCTGTTTTTAGAAAGGAAAATAAACTCAACGAAAAACCCATTATTGCCATTTTGCCAGGCAGCCGCAAACAGGAAATTACTAAAATGCTATCGGTGATGTTAAGCGTGGTTAATGATTTTCCAGATTATCAGTTTGTGATTGCGGGTGCGCCAAGTCAGGAATTTTCGTTTTATGAAGCTTTTATAACTAATGAAAATATCAAATTCGTTTCGAATAAAACCTATGATTTATTGCGAAATGCTTCCGCTGCATTGGTCACTTCTGGAACGGCAACATTAGAAACGGCGTTATTCAAAGTTCCCGAAGTGGTTTGTTATAAAGGAAGTTGGATTTCGTATCAAATTGCCAAACGCATTATTACGTTGAAATACATTTCGTTGGTCAATCTAATTATGGATGAAGAAGTGGTAACCGAATTGATTCAAGACGATTGCAATGAAAAAAGAATTTGTGAAGAATTAAGAAAAATTACAGAGCCCAATTACCGCAAAAATCTCCTCGAAAAATACGATGTTTTGGAACAAAAACTAGGTGGAATTGGTGCTAGCGAAAACACCGCTAGATTGATTGTTGAGGATTTGAGGTAA
- a CDS encoding thioredoxin family protein encodes MKKILICLLVVMASFTVQAQELKWETDINKAITVSNKTKKPMLLFFTGSDWCGWCIRLQKEVLKTPEFTKWAKANVVLVELDFPRAVPQSNALKAQNNGLQQAFGVQGFPTVYFATAKIIKNKPSFTGLGSTGYVAGGPAAWLDVANGIIKKK; translated from the coding sequence ATGAAAAAAATATTGATATGCTTATTAGTAGTAATGGCTTCTTTTACGGTTCAGGCACAGGAGCTAAAATGGGAAACAGATATTAACAAAGCCATAACAGTTTCTAATAAAACCAAAAAACCAATGTTACTATTTTTTACAGGAAGCGACTGGTGTGGTTGGTGTATTCGTTTGCAAAAAGAAGTATTAAAAACCCCTGAATTTACCAAATGGGCTAAAGCCAATGTGGTGTTGGTAGAATTGGATTTTCCTAGAGCTGTTCCACAATCCAATGCTTTGAAAGCACAAAATAATGGTTTACAACAAGCTTTTGGAGTGCAAGGATTTCCAACGGTTTATTTTGCAACCGCCAAAATAATAAAAAACAAACCAAGCTTTACTGGTTTAGGAAGCACGGGTTATGTAGCTGGTGGACCTGCTGCTTGGCTGGATGTAGCCAATGGTATTATCAAAAAGAAATAA
- a CDS encoding ComEC/Rec2 family competence protein, with protein MKVLGFPLARITIGFLAGIVLTHFFKMSIPVMLGLLFGGIFFLIIAFLMSRKKTDNAICFGIATYFIAFVTGVITQIVHTDSFQKSHYTHHKTIFDKPHLVRVTIREKLRSSVYNDRYIVLVNQIDNVEKTGKILLNVRKDSLNHSFEIGTHLQIDGSLYQNSPAKNPNQFDYSKYLENKQIYAQIYTDGSDVKVGSIIEKDPWYYTSKLRNKIIRNLEKSNFNKAELNVAIALILGQQQDISPDIIKDYQYAGAVHILSVSGLHIGFILVFVTFILKPFPNTRRGSLIKLIIILLSLFSFGLLAGLAPSVIRSVTMFSFVAIGMYLRRSTNIFHTLLVSMLLILLFHPSFLFDVGFQLSYLALFFILWLQPLLAGIWLPKNKIANYFWEILTVSIAAQIGAFPLSIYYFHQFPGLFFVTNLVVIPFLTVIMGLGVLVMILAAFDFVPIFLSKSLEWSIWFLNKIINAIASLKEFVISDIPFNWQFLLSIYLLIFASVLWFKKPIFNRLALTLISVIVLQIAYFKTHYDVESQRELVVFNSNKNTLIAERNGENITLYANDSLLKVVSKNQTLSSYSMGNFSNLKSKKRLQNLLYFNGNKILIVDSLGVYPKDIRPDILVLTQSPKINLERFLKYAKPKIVVADASNFKNIQKLWKATCLKQKIPFHATGEKGFFRLN; from the coding sequence ATGAAAGTATTAGGCTTCCCTTTAGCGAGAATTACAATTGGTTTTTTAGCAGGAATTGTTTTGACGCATTTTTTTAAAATGTCTATTCCAGTAATGTTGGGATTGCTTTTTGGTGGAATTTTCTTTTTGATAATTGCTTTTTTGATGTCAAGAAAAAAAACAGATAACGCTATCTGTTTTGGTATAGCTACTTACTTTATTGCTTTTGTTACGGGTGTTATTACTCAAATTGTCCATACAGATTCATTTCAAAAAAGTCATTATACTCATCACAAAACTATTTTTGATAAACCGCATTTAGTTAGAGTTACTATTCGAGAAAAATTGCGAAGTTCTGTTTACAATGATCGTTATATTGTTTTAGTCAATCAAATTGATAATGTAGAAAAGACGGGTAAAATTCTTTTGAATGTTCGAAAAGACAGTTTGAATCATTCTTTTGAAATTGGAACTCATTTACAAATCGATGGGAGTTTGTATCAAAACAGTCCAGCCAAAAATCCGAATCAATTTGATTACAGTAAATACCTCGAAAACAAACAAATTTATGCCCAAATCTATACCGATGGCTCTGATGTTAAAGTAGGCTCTATTATTGAAAAAGACCCTTGGTATTATACATCGAAGTTACGGAACAAAATTATTCGAAATCTAGAAAAAAGTAATTTCAATAAAGCAGAATTGAATGTGGCTATTGCTCTAATTTTAGGGCAACAACAAGATATTTCTCCCGACATTATAAAAGATTATCAATACGCAGGAGCGGTACACATTTTATCCGTTTCGGGATTACATATTGGCTTTATTCTAGTTTTTGTAACTTTTATTTTAAAGCCTTTTCCTAATACACGACGAGGTTCGTTAATCAAATTAATCATTATTTTACTTTCGTTATTTTCCTTTGGATTGTTGGCAGGTTTGGCTCCATCGGTAATTCGTTCGGTTACAATGTTCTCGTTTGTAGCTATCGGAATGTATTTAAGAAGAAGTACTAATATCTTCCACACTTTATTGGTTTCGATGTTGTTGATTTTGTTATTTCACCCCTCTTTTTTATTCGATGTAGGTTTTCAATTGAGTTATTTGGCTTTATTTTTTATTCTTTGGTTACAGCCTTTATTGGCGGGAATTTGGTTACCGAAAAACAAAATTGCTAATTATTTTTGGGAAATTCTAACCGTTTCTATTGCAGCACAAATTGGGGCTTTTCCATTGAGTATTTATTATTTTCATCAATTTCCAGGCTTGTTTTTTGTGACCAATTTAGTGGTAATTCCGTTTTTGACAGTGATAATGGGCTTGGGTGTTTTGGTAATGATTTTGGCAGCGTTTGATTTTGTTCCAATCTTTCTTTCCAAATCATTAGAATGGAGTATTTGGTTTTTGAATAAAATTATAAACGCCATTGCTTCATTAAAAGAATTTGTTATTAGTGATATACCGTTTAATTGGCAGTTTTTGTTGAGTATTTATTTACTGATTTTTGCCAGCGTTCTTTGGTTCAAAAAACCAATTTTTAATCGATTGGCTTTAACTTTGATTAGTGTTATTGTTTTGCAAATCGCCTATTTCAAAACGCATTATGATGTGGAAAGTCAAAGAGAATTAGTTGTTTTTAATTCGAATAAAAATACTTTGATAGCAGAACGTAACGGAGAAAATATTACATTATATGCCAATGACAGTCTTTTGAAAGTGGTATCCAAAAATCAAACACTTTCATCTTATTCTATGGGGAATTTTAGTAATTTGAAATCTAAAAAAAGATTGCAAAACCTACTGTATTTTAATGGAAATAAAATCCTAATTGTAGATAGTCTGGGTGTTTATCCAAAAGACATTCGTCCCGATATTCTAGTTTTGACACAATCGCCAAAAATAAATTTGGAACGTTTTTTAAAGTATGCAAAGCCTAAAATTGTTGTTGCTGATGCTTCCAATTTTAAAAACATTCAGAAACTATGGAAAGCGACTTGCCTCAAACAAAAAATCCCTTTTCACGCAACAGGCGAAAAGGGATTCTTTAGGTTAAACTAA
- a CDS encoding carboxy terminal-processing peptidase, with protein sequence MNTIIAFMKRNYKILIAVVLLSVSLFAFRKSSNTIETSEKDKMLLELLTFVIEKGHYSPKTIDDTFSKGVYKDYIQALDPSKRFFLQADIDEFAKYETELDDQLMNRDLTFFNLTYDRLIKRMDEAKVFYKGILSTPFDYSVDETFNTDYEKAPYASNEQELKERWRKQIKLSTLSSLTDRLKIQENKEKGITEKDTKSDLDTTNPVEFSENTEKPKTDKTADEKPKTLAELEKITRESSLKSLDEYFGFMKELTRDDWFSIYINSITARFDPHTNYFPPEEKERFDVSISGKFEGIGARLQKKNDFTEITELISGGPAWRGKQLESGDVIMKVAQGNGEPLDIVGMRLDDVVKKIKGPKGSEVRLTVKKVDGTIKTISIVRDIVEIEETYAKSSVVERNGMRYGVIYLPKFYIDFENADGRDAGKDIAAEVESLKKVGVNGIVLDVRDDGGGSLSTVVDIAGLFIEQGPIVQIKSADKQKEVLYDRDKKIEWDGPLVIMVNSFSASASEILAAAVQDYKRGIIIGSKQTYGKGTVQNVIDLNKFVRSSSSGDLGALKTTTQKFYRINGGSTQLEGVSSDVVMPDKYAYLKMGERDVENAMPWDKIDPAPYSVWKNNANFNKAIANSKKRIATNPQFKLIEENAKWIDERSKENLYSLKMDNFKKSQKAIEETNKKFKAIADYNYNVKFTSLPQEALAMQKDASLKEKRVRWHESLSKDIYVEEALNVLDDLQSKPVVKKNIPVTMKK encoded by the coding sequence ATGAATACTATTATCGCCTTTATGAAAAGAAATTATAAAATACTCATTGCTGTAGTTTTACTTTCGGTTTCCTTATTTGCCTTCAGAAAAAGTAGCAACACTATTGAAACTTCCGAAAAGGATAAAATGCTACTAGAATTATTGACCTTTGTAATCGAAAAAGGGCATTACAGCCCCAAAACTATTGACGATACTTTTTCGAAAGGTGTTTACAAAGATTACATTCAAGCATTGGATCCATCCAAAAGATTTTTCTTGCAAGCTGATATTGATGAGTTTGCCAAATACGAAACCGAATTGGATGATCAATTGATGAACCGAGATTTGACTTTTTTCAATCTTACTTACGACCGTTTGATTAAAAGAATGGACGAAGCCAAAGTTTTTTACAAAGGAATTTTAAGCACTCCTTTTGATTATTCGGTTGATGAAACTTTCAATACGGATTACGAAAAAGCGCCTTATGCTAGTAACGAGCAGGAATTAAAAGAAAGATGGCGCAAGCAAATCAAACTTTCTACTCTTTCGTCATTGACCGATCGTTTGAAAATACAAGAAAACAAAGAAAAAGGTATTACTGAAAAAGATACTAAAAGCGATTTAGACACTACAAATCCCGTTGAGTTTTCAGAAAACACTGAAAAACCAAAAACCGACAAAACTGCGGATGAAAAGCCTAAAACATTAGCAGAATTAGAAAAAATCACTCGTGAAAGCTCATTAAAATCATTAGACGAATATTTTGGGTTCATGAAAGAATTAACTCGTGATGATTGGTTTTCTATCTACATTAACTCGATTACGGCTCGTTTTGATCCACACACGAATTATTTTCCACCAGAAGAAAAAGAACGTTTTGACGTAAGCATCAGTGGAAAATTTGAAGGAATTGGAGCGCGTCTTCAAAAGAAAAATGACTTTACTGAAATAACCGAATTGATTTCTGGAGGACCTGCTTGGAGAGGAAAGCAACTAGAATCGGGTGATGTGATTATGAAAGTGGCCCAAGGAAATGGCGAACCACTGGATATTGTTGGAATGCGTTTGGATGATGTGGTTAAAAAAATAAAAGGTCCAAAAGGATCGGAAGTTCGTCTTACAGTAAAAAAAGTTGATGGAACAATCAAAACGATATCTATTGTTAGAGATATAGTAGAAATTGAAGAAACTTACGCAAAATCAAGCGTTGTAGAACGTAACGGAATGCGTTATGGTGTGATTTATTTACCAAAATTCTACATCGATTTTGAAAATGCTGATGGTCGTGATGCTGGAAAAGACATTGCTGCCGAAGTAGAATCTTTGAAAAAAGTAGGTGTAAACGGAATTGTATTGGACGTTCGTGATGATGGCGGTGGATCACTTTCGACAGTAGTGGATATTGCTGGATTATTTATCGAACAAGGCCCAATTGTACAAATTAAATCGGCTGACAAACAAAAAGAAGTTTTATACGATCGTGATAAAAAAATCGAATGGGACGGCCCTTTAGTAATTATGGTGAACAGTTTTTCAGCTTCGGCTTCGGAGATTTTGGCAGCAGCCGTACAAGATTATAAAAGAGGAATTATCATCGGTAGCAAGCAAACTTATGGTAAAGGAACGGTTCAAAACGTAATTGATTTGAATAAATTTGTTCGCAGTAGCAGTTCTGGCGATTTGGGAGCATTGAAAACAACGACTCAAAAATTTTATAGAATTAATGGAGGTTCTACCCAATTAGAAGGTGTAAGCAGTGATGTGGTAATGCCAGACAAATATGCTTACCTAAAAATGGGAGAACGTGATGTAGAAAATGCGATGCCTTGGGATAAAATTGATCCAGCACCTTATTCTGTTTGGAAAAACAATGCTAATTTCAATAAAGCGATTGCCAACAGTAAGAAGAGAATTGCCACGAACCCACAGTTTAAATTGATTGAAGAAAACGCCAAATGGATTGACGAAAGAAGCAAAGAAAACTTGTATAGCCTGAAAATGGACAACTTCAAAAAGAGCCAAAAAGCCATTGAAGAAACTAACAAAAAATTCAAAGCTATTGCCGATTACAATTATAATGTAAAATTTACTTCTTTGCCACAAGAAGCTTTAGCGATGCAAAAAGACGCTTCGTTGAAAGAAAAAAGAGTAAGATGGCACGAAAGTTTATCGAAAGATATTTATGTGGAAGAAGCTTTGAATGTCTTGGATGATTTACAATCGAAACCGGTTGTAAAGAAAAACATTCCTGTGACCATGAAAAAATAA
- the surE gene encoding 5'/3'-nucleotidase SurE: MEKNKPLLLVTNDDGISAPGIRALIAVMAEIGTVVVVAPDSPQSATGHSITINDTLYINKISKDTDVIQEYSCSGTPVDCVKLAVNEVLKRKPDLCVSGVNHGSNSSINVIYSGTMSAAVEAGIEGIPAIGFSLSDYDWNADFEPIKSFIKSITLEVLEKGLPESVVLNVNFPKLAEKEIKGIKICRQAKALWIEKFDKRKTPQGRDYFWLTGEFVNQDNGEDTDEWALANGYVSIVPVQFDLTAHHAIQKLNTWNWNE; the protein is encoded by the coding sequence ATGGAAAAAAATAAACCTTTACTGTTAGTCACTAATGACGATGGCATTTCCGCTCCTGGAATTCGAGCTTTGATTGCTGTTATGGCAGAAATTGGAACCGTTGTAGTCGTGGCTCCGGATAGCCCACAAAGTGCAACAGGACATTCGATTACCATAAATGATACTTTGTACATCAATAAAATTTCGAAAGATACGGATGTCATTCAGGAATACAGTTGCTCTGGAACACCAGTAGATTGTGTGAAATTAGCGGTGAATGAAGTGCTAAAACGAAAACCAGATTTGTGTGTGTCGGGCGTTAATCACGGTTCTAATTCTTCTATCAATGTGATTTATTCTGGAACGATGAGTGCTGCTGTCGAAGCGGGAATTGAAGGAATTCCAGCCATTGGATTTTCGTTATCGGATTACGATTGGAATGCTGATTTCGAACCTATAAAATCATTTATCAAATCAATAACTTTAGAAGTTTTGGAAAAAGGACTTCCAGAAAGTGTGGTTTTGAATGTCAATTTTCCAAAACTTGCCGAAAAAGAAATCAAAGGAATAAAGATTTGTCGTCAAGCAAAAGCACTTTGGATAGAGAAATTCGACAAACGAAAAACGCCTCAAGGAAGAGATTATTTTTGGTTAACAGGCGAATTTGTCAATCAAGACAATGGCGAAGATACCGATGAATGGGCACTTGCAAATGGTTATGTTTCGATAGTTCCCGTGCAATTTGATTTGACAGCGCATCATGCCATTCAAAAACTTAATACTTGGAACTGGAATGAATAA